Proteins encoded by one window of Vibrio rumoiensis:
- the deoA gene encoding thymidine phosphorylase — MYLPQEIIRKKRDGEVLTAEEINFFIQGVADDSISEGQIAAFAMTIFFNEMNMEERIALTCAMRDSGMVIDWSHMNFPGPIVDKHSTGGVGDVTSLMLGAMIAACGGFVPMISGRGLGHTGGTLDKLESIPGYNIMPSNEVFGDVTKDAGVAIIGQTGDLAPADKRVYATRDITATVDNISLITASILSKKLAAGLDSLVMDVKVGSGAFMPTYEASEELAQSIVAVANGAGTKTTAILTDMNQVLASSAGNALEVKEAVQFLIGEKNSRGEVRNPRLLEVTMTLCAEMLVLGHLAESTEQARIKLQDVLDNGSAAICFGKMVAGLGGPKDFVQNYETYLPKAEVIKPVYAKQAGTVTAMDTRAIGMAVVSMGGGRKVASDCIDYAVGFDQFIRLGEQADNNTPLAMIHARSEQQWQQAANELQQAITVSDKIYQPTPEIYRQIRADDL, encoded by the coding sequence ATGTATCTTCCTCAAGAAATTATTCGTAAAAAACGTGATGGTGAAGTGCTCACGGCTGAAGAAATCAACTTCTTCATTCAAGGTGTGGCCGATGACAGCATCTCGGAAGGTCAGATTGCAGCATTTGCGATGACCATCTTCTTCAATGAAATGAATATGGAAGAACGTATTGCTTTAACATGTGCAATGCGTGATTCCGGTATGGTGATCGATTGGTCACACATGAACTTTCCCGGTCCAATCGTCGATAAGCATTCAACTGGTGGTGTGGGGGATGTGACCTCACTGATGCTCGGTGCGATGATTGCGGCTTGCGGTGGCTTTGTTCCAATGATCTCTGGTCGAGGTTTAGGGCATACTGGTGGTACGTTAGATAAATTAGAATCGATTCCGGGTTACAACATCATGCCTTCTAATGAGGTTTTTGGTGACGTGACAAAAGACGCAGGCGTCGCGATTATTGGTCAAACGGGCGATTTAGCTCCTGCTGATAAACGTGTTTATGCGACTCGAGATATTACTGCAACGGTCGATAATATTTCACTGATCACAGCCTCTATCTTATCGAAAAAATTAGCCGCGGGTCTCGACTCGTTGGTGATGGATGTCAAAGTAGGTTCTGGCGCCTTCATGCCAACTTACGAAGCATCAGAAGAATTAGCGCAATCTATTGTAGCAGTAGCAAATGGCGCAGGCACAAAGACCACTGCTATTCTTACTGATATGAATCAAGTGTTGGCTTCATCGGCAGGTAATGCACTGGAAGTGAAAGAAGCCGTGCAGTTTTTAATCGGTGAGAAGAACTCTCGCGGTGAAGTGCGCAACCCTCGCTTACTTGAAGTAACAATGACGTTATGTGCCGAGATGCTGGTATTAGGCCATCTAGCCGAAAGTACTGAGCAAGCTCGCATCAAATTGCAAGATGTTTTAGATAACGGTAGCGCGGCAATCTGTTTTGGCAAAATGGTAGCAGGTCTAGGTGGGCCGAAAGATTTTGTTCAAAACTATGAGACTTATTTACCGAAAGCAGAAGTGATTAAGCCTGTGTACGCCAAGCAGGCAGGAACAGTGACTGCAATGGATACCCGTGCAATTGGTATGGCGGTGGTATCGATGGGCGGTGGCCGTAAAGTCGCTTCTGATTGTATTGATTACGCAGTGGGTTTTGACCAGTTTATTCGCTTAGGTGAGCAAGCCGATAACAATACCCCATTAGCCATGATTCACGCGAGAAGTGAACAGCAATGGCAACAAGCTGCAAACGAATTACAACAAGCGATTACGGTGTCAGATAAAATTTATCAACCGACACCAGAGATTTATCGCCAAATCCGAGCTGACGACCTATAA